The nucleotide sequence CACTTCTCATCCTGTCATTTTCAAAATCCAGGACATTGACGCAGAAAGCTGTGGTCAGGGATGCCAGGGTACCGTCAGCGCTCGAAAATCCTGCCGCAATGAGTCCGATCATAAACAAAAAAGCGCAAACAATATTTGATGATAATGCGATCGTTGAAAAAATCGCATCAGATTTCTCCGGAAGAGTGATATTCTTTGCCGACGCATAAAATATCAACAATACCCCCAATATCAGAAATACAATATTGACCAATAGAAACAGTACCGCTGACAGTGTCATGTTTTTCCGGGAATCCTTAAGGCTTGAACAGGACAGGTTCTTCTGCATCATATCCTGATCAAGTCCGGTCATCGCTATTGAAACAGCAACTCCGCTGGCAAACTGCTTCCAGAAAAATGAAGGAGACTTCCAGTCATTATCATATATTCTCATCATCCCTCTGTCGCCAGCTTCTTTTATTATATTAAAAAGAGAATCATCAAGTCCGCTCATCAGGAACCAGATCGTCCCTCCCAGCGCAAGAAACATACATGTTGTTTGAAGCACATCTGTCCATACCACGGTTTTGATTCCGCCCTGGAAGGTATATAACAGGATCAATGTGATAAGTATAGCCGAAAGAAACCAGAATGGAATATTTGCATTCTTAAATGAAAACTCATACAGAGTGAATACCACTATATACATTCTGAGGGCAGACCCAAAAGCGCGTGAAACTATAAAAAGCACGGCGCCGGTCTTCTCAGTTCTTTGTCCGAACCGCTCTCTGAGATATGTGTAGATCGAAGTCAGATTCATTTTGTAATACAGCGGAAGCAGTATATATGAGATCAAAAGAATTCCGACAAAGTTGCCGAGGATCACGCCGAGATATGTGAAGCCGGATTCACGCACATAACCCGGCACTGACATAAATGTCACTCCCGAAAGAAATGTACCTATCGTTCCGTATGCAACTGCGATCCAGGGCGATTTCCGGTCTCCGGTAAAATATGAAGCATTGGAATCACTTTTTGCCGAAACAAATCCGGAAACCAACATGAGTAGACAAAAATATGCAGCAAATATTATGATTATGGTCAAAATAGAAATATTCATTTTCTTCACCATTATGTATAAGCTCAATTCTTTTAAGCCTAAAGATAAGACAGTTTGCCTCTTTGAGGATAAACTGCTTTGCCCTTGGACAACGGACATTATTTCAGCCCGATAATTGCAAAGTGGTTTATACTGTCTCATCTGCATATATTCGTTGAAAACAGTTCACCTTTGTCACTTTTTATATCTATTATATATATTTCTTCACGTTTTGGTTGTCATTCGGTTGTCACTGCGACAACAGAATGACAACAGTAGAAAAAACACACTTGTTCTTTCCTTATTTGAATGTACATTTATTCGTATTACAATTTCGAATTGGTATTCGAAAAATCACACCTCATGTTCTAAAACCCATTGCAGCAAATGTCAATGACGTTTGTTATACATTTTTCCTTTTGTTTTCCGTTATCCTTAATATTCCCAATTACTTCAACTTATACTTTCTATTATTTGTAGTACCAATTGCTTCAATCTCTACAATCTCTGATATTATCGCTCTTGTTCTCGCCCTACTCAAACCAATCACACTTGCTATTTCAGCCGTTGTGGCTTCCTTTTTTGTTTCCAAAAATATTATTATTTCCTCTTTATGCCTGCTCGTTTGATTGTCTGATTGTCTGCTTGTCTGATTGTCTGCTTGTTTGTTTCTCCGCTTGTTAGCTTTATTCTCTTCCTGCTTCCGAAACATAGTCACTTTAATTCCATCACCAAATTCTTCAAACAACGGTGCTTTCAGCCCATAGGCCGCACATGATTTGATCATCCTCGGAATTCCGGTTCCCCACGCTTCAACAATATGCATATATTGAAAAATATCTGCTATTGCCTGATTTCTGCACTTCGATTTTCCTATTTTCATTGTCTCAAAATCAAGTCCACCATACAACATTCCGAGGGATACAACTTCTATCCTGTCATCAAATATTGAAACCTGAATTTTGGATTCTACTAAATAGCTTCTGTGGATTACAGCATTTGCTATCATTTCTCTTAAAGATTTAAGGGGCAGCTCATATACGTCTTTTCGATATAATCCATCCACAGATGCCCCCATATTAATATGTCGTAAAACGAATTTATATGCCTCAGACAATTGCTCATATATAGGTCCGTCAAATTCTTTCTTATCTATAAATACATCTCTATCAGTCCCCTTGAAAAGAGCGCACTGTATTTTGGCATATCTCGATCTGTTTTCTGTCATCAAAGAATAAGCGTGCGTTGGTGCCAATTCCTTTCCATTTCTACACAAGACACCTATATCTTCAAGTTTTTCAATCGTCATATCCTTAATTGCAATCTTATCCTCTTCATTATCACAATTGGATATAGCAATTTCTTTAGCCTTTTTACAAAATTCAATCGTCCTCTTTTCATCATATTCTAACCCAATCTCCTGAATTGAATCATATGAAAGCTTTTCACCTTGTAATTCCAGTTCCTTTAAAGTGATTGGATCTGCCGGTCTGCTAGTTCCATTTACCCTCACAAATGCAGATTCCTCCGTTTCAAAAGAATCCTTCATATGCGAAACCATGGTCATACAATCATCATACGTAATCTATATACCGGTTGCTTTCCGTCAGGTTTTATGATCGATTGATGATCATACTGATCCATCAACGTCAATGCGTCCGTATACAGATTTACAGCTCTTAGGATATCCTTTTCTTCAACATTTAATGCATCTGCTAACATTCGTGTTTGGATATCTACAGTCTTTTCCAACGCATTAAGTCGCTTTTCATTGATTGCGTAACCGTCGACCATATATTGCTTCAGAACTTTGCTTGCCCACTGTCTGAATTCTATACCACGCTTGGATTTAACACGATAGCCAACAGAAATAATCACATCAAGATTATAGTATTTCGGTGGTCTTGATGCATTATTTGTACTTCTGTCGAAAATTTCGACAGAAGTATCTTTCTCAAGTTCTCCCTCCTTGAAAATATTTCCGATATGGTATGCTATAGATGATCTGGCAGTAGCAAATAGACTACTCATTTGTTCTTGCGTCAGCCATACGGTGTCTCCATCCATTGGTACTGATAACGTTACTTCTTTATCATCAGTTTCAAATAAAACAATCTCATTAATACTTCCCATATTGCATCCCTTCCAAATCTATCCGCTCTATTTTCCAAACGAATCCTTTATCCTTTGAAGTTCTATTGCTTTACAATACCGCGTATATTCCATCCCCGCATCATAGAATGCTCTTTTCTTTTCGTTCTCCTCTGGGTATTCCTCCGTAATTGGAATTCCATATTCTCTACAGAATTCCTCATGATTAAATGTAATCAATCGTTCCGGATGTTCCTCGCATTCCTCAATCGATTCATCGAGTTGTTTCTTTTCTTCTTCAAGGCTTTCCTGATCATACCCAAAGAAAGATATTTCATGTAAGAAATCAACAATCACATCCATTATGTTATCCTGTGTCAGCTTATTATCTGAAACGAGGAAACTTAACGCCTCTTTTTGTTCCGTAAATTCATATGCATATAAAGGAAGATTCTCAAGCTCCTCCGTACCCATTAATTCATCTGCGTGAATTAGTCCTACCACCTCACCTAATATAATATCATGCGTTTGCGATCTATACACAAATAATATTCCCTGCTTTTCCGGACTAGCTTCTGCATTCATCTCACATAGTCTATTCAGAAAGTCCTGAAACCTGGCAGATATACTATTATTAAATTCTCCGATCGTAATATCATCAAAGTCCTTTACTTCCCATAGATTAATCGGATGCTCATAAAAATAGGCAGATTCTATTGATTTGTGATCTGTTTCTATCAATACCTGTTGAATAGTTTTCATATGATTATATTTCCTCCCTGCATCTCTAATAATCTGACGGTTCTGTATCATACTCCATGCGGTATTGCATAATATATTCTGCTATACACCCCGGGTATTTTTTATAAAATGTACGACATACCTTTTTATACAAACCAAGCACCTTATCATTACCACAAAAATCAAACAGATAATCCAACATCAGTCCAACTTCATTTTCGGAAGCATTTTCGTTGTCACACAGTTTTTCTACCGGTCCCAAGTACTCATAATATGCTTCCTGCCCTAAATCATTCATTTGATTAACAATTTCCTTTATTGTTGTGTCAATCTTTTTTCCCATGATTCTTCCTTTTTTTGCACTTCAATCGAATGTATTCTTTTATATACCTAGGAATATCTATCTGTCCACCGTGTTTGAATAAAAAATCTTCACCCACATAATAATACTCTGTTCTGGTTTTTCCTTCATACCACACCAGCAGATAGTCTGTTGTAGAACGTTCTCTTCCGATTACTTTCAAAAATGTGATTTTGTATCCCGCGGCAACGGGATACTTCCTTGTTAACAAGAGCCGCGAAGCGGCCACATTTTTGGAACCCTATGTCAAGTGCTTTTTTCAAAATTTCAATATTTTTTTGCAAAATAAAAAGGCTTCAAAGCCAGTTTTTATCTGGCTTTCAGCCTTAAGTTGACCACATTGATGTCAGTCCCCTTGAAATTGTTAGCATAAAGTCCGTTTGCATGTCTGATACTCCCTTTTATCTTACCAATCCCAACAGATTCATCCTCATCTAACCATTTAGGTCTTCCCCCTACCTCTGGCTTGCGTTCACTCGGCATTTCATATATTGTTCTAACAAGCCTTTCATATTCCAGCTCATACTCATCAAGAGTGAAGTCTCTATACATTCTACCTGCCAAATAAGCGGGTAAATAAGGTTCTCCTGTATCATCCTTTTCCATAACTATCGGTATGAATTTTTCCTGAAATGCATTTTTATAAACATCTAGCGAAATAATAATAGTCTCATCACCCACCCCGCCTTTTCTATTATTCGCCTTTTCTGTATATGCTTTATCAGAGAATATCAGCACTTTATCTATATCCTCTGATGTTACACATTGCTCCATATATGCGTATTTATCCTGTCCATCTCTTAGATCCCAGACATCAAGCTTTACAAGCACACCGTCACGCATTAGACGCTCAGCAATCTCTTTTATTTCTTTTTTATAATCTTCAGATGACCAACTGTAAGATATAAAAAACCTGCGGATGTTTATCAGTCATAGCATCTACTCTGCTCCCAGTTTTGATTTTGCACTATCTACTAATGCAAGGATATCGTCCCTGTTATTCCGTAATTCCTCGATTTTTTTCAGCTTCAAGTAGTATCTTGAGCGCCTTTTATTGTATCCAATGTCCAAGCCAGCCTGTTCCAATCTCTCATCTATTTCGGGCATCTGTTCTGAATGAACCCTTAGGGTAACAAAGGATTTCTTAGGCACGAAGGAAATAAAGTTCCTTGCCACACCGTTCTTCGCCAATCCAACATAGAATTTATTATATTTCAGTTCATATCCTTCCTTAAGCTCACCAAGTTCCTCAAACAGTTTATCGGTAAGGTTAAGCATCGCCTTAGTGGATTTTTTCTCCCAATATGCCCTATCTGTCGGCTCCACGTACTCCTCCTCGTCCGAGCCGAGATCGACTTTATCCATAACTTTTATAAATGAGATTGCTATATTTCCATCATCAGTCATGGTTGCAGATAATTGCAGCGCGATTAACGGTATCTGGCTATTAAATAACGAAATCACATTTTGAAATCTGCTTGTGATATCCTCTGCAACGATAACTGCCGTATGGTCATACTGTGGGTAACGCTTTCTCTCTGTATCCCAATATTCCAATGTCCTTATTATATGGCTCGGATCCGTTGCTCCGAGCATTAGTTCTACCTCATAACGATTATTATCATCATCACCAAATAACATATCAAGTCTTCCGCCTTGAGGTTGAATTTTCTCCTTCACAATCGGCTGTAAATCTCCAAGCCCTAAAATCTCTGGGTTGTCGAAAATGTAGTCTTGTATTGCCTTTTCATTAATATGTGAATGTCCCTTCAGGCTTATTTTCTGCTGGCTTACAATTTTCATATCGCACCTCACCTTATCAATTTCGCGGTTCCAAAAGCAGATCCCCATTCAAATGAATCATATGATCCGGCATATCTGCAATCCTCACTTCCGTTTCCCAAACAAGTGAATCTGCGAACTTCTTGTATGTTGCAAAATCCAAGAACGCCGTTACAAATATCTTTCTTGACTTTACCTTCTTTGTCTTTTCAGTAATCTCTATAAGTTCTTCGTTTCACTTTAACATATATGTTTAGTTTTGGCGTAAAATATAGTGTTTTTAATCTCATTTCCACATTTTATTCTGACTATCTAAGTTTTTTCCAAAATGTTGCCAGACGAGTTTATTCGCTATTCGTATCTATACCCATCATTTCCTTAATCTGTCTATCCATCTCTACCAGCAATTTAGTAATGGTATCTCTTGTCGGATACACTTTTTGTTTTTCATCAGAATCAGCTGTAAGATCAAAAGCTTCATACGGGGGCATATTCCTTTCTGCATATAAAAATGGATCGTTCTCGTTCACAATATTTGGATCACTTGAATGTGAGAGAAATTCAAAGTGATAGTCCTTAACTATTATGAGCGCAATCCCATGTTCCTTAGCATATTCAATTGCTCCGCTTTGGTAACCACCTGTGGAGATCATAATTCCTTTTTGTGCTCCTATGCTATCAAGTTTTCTATGCAGAACAGCCACTTTTTCTCTATTCACTTTGTTTTTATATTTCTTACATTCACATAGAACTTTAAACTTGACCTCTAAAGCCGTGAATTCCGCATAAATATCTATTTGATAATTACCGTCTGATGCAACAACCTTCTCGTTATGTTTTATTACAAAATCCTGTAGATTCCTTTCCACTGCATATCCTCTAAGGATTTCTGTGCACCACTTTTCAAATTCAACCGGGGATAAATCCGCTATATGCGCCCGTGTTTCTGTCAACATTTTTAATCTTTTTGATGTCATATATGTCTTTCCTGCAACCTCTTATGAACATCCGACGCCCCATAAAGCACATCGGTAACTGTCACAACCCCCGGATCTATCACATAACAGACAAGATAATTGTCCACTACCATTTTATGTATTCCCAGCGAATGCTCGGGCTCGCACTCAAACAAACCATATCTGTCCGGAAATGATTCCAATGTCAGAATGGCATCCGCAATACGATTATACTGTCCCATTGCATTCTCGGGAGCCTGCAGTTTCTTAGCGATATGTTCATATAATGCTTCCATATCGGCAAGAGCGTCATCTGTGATGTCAACCACATATCTTTCCATCAGCTATGACTCTCCCTAAATCTATTAAAAGCCTCTGCCGCATTCTGGGTACGCCCTGCTTTATATGACTCATACCCACGCTGTATCTTAGCTTGAATCTGATCTTTGCTCATCTTCGTCATATCAATGCTTTCAGGGGCATTTGGCAGTGTAACAGGAAATGGAATACCACCAACCAAAACTATTTGATTCAAAAACATATCAACGGCAGTAGACATAGGAATGCCAAGTCTTCCAAGAACTGATTCTGCATCCTTCTTTAAAGTAGGATTTACTCTTAAATTCAATGTTGCTGATTTCTCCATAATAATACCTCCATTTTATTCTTATTGTAACGACATTGATGTTACTTGTCAACCTATTTGCGCCTAATACCCCTCCCACTAATGAATCGATTAGAACCAATTGAAATGAAAAACCACTCAATAAACTGGCAACAAAAACACAAATAAACCAGATAATATAAATAATAGCAGACACCCTATATAATGCCTGCTATCAATAATACAATATGAAAAATATAAGCTACTTGATGTCCCGGGGCACACCCATTTTCCCCATTTGGGACCAAGTTATTTTCCCTAGTCGCTCTTATAAAAATGTATTTTTTACACATGTATTTCATCTGATATATCATCTGAAACCAACAAGTGTCTCTCCTACACTTATCCCCGATTTGTCCCGGCATAACCTCACCAAAAGGTGATATATTTGCCGAAATTTATCGGAGAATATCACGACCATAAGGTCCTTTAACTAGCGTCCCCACACCGAAATATCATCTGAAATAAATATGGATTTTACTAGGGTTTACAAGAGTTTGCGGTTCTTATTAGTCCTGATTTTCTCCATGCTTTTTCGGGTATATTTCAGCGTTTATTTACGCTGGGTCTCACCCGGGAAATGCAGGGGAGATTATTTGGAATTCAGATGATATAACCTTGTTACAAGTATCAAAAAAGACCTCATACGAATCGCATAACGACTCATACAAGGTCTAATAAAATCCATTCTATATTCAATTTTGAGAAACCATCATTTTGCCTTTTTCATGGAAAACAATGTTGTCTCTTGTTACTTGACATCACTCCAGCTCAATTCAAGGATGTTTGC is from Lachnospiraceae bacterium C1.1 and encodes:
- a CDS encoding restriction endonuclease, encoding MTSKRLKMLTETRAHIADLSPVEFEKWCTEILRGYAVERNLQDFVIKHNEKVVASDGNYQIDIYAEFTALEVKFKVLCECKKYKNKVNREKVAVLHRKLDSIGAQKGIMISTGGYQSGAIEYAKEHGIALIIVKDYHFEFLSHSSDPNIVNENDPFLYAERNMPPYEAFDLTADSDEKQKVYPTRDTITKLLVEMDRQIKEMMGIDTNSE
- a CDS encoding BsuBI/PstI family type II restriction endonuclease, encoding MTEKTKKVKSRKIFVTAFLDFATYKKFADSLVWETEVRIADMPDHMIHLNGDLLLEPRN
- a CDS encoding type II toxin-antitoxin system RelB/DinJ family antitoxin; its protein translation is MEKSATLNLRVNPTLKKDAESVLGRLGIPMSTAVDMFLNQIVLVGGIPFPVTLPNAPESIDMTKMSKDQIQAKIQRGYESYKAGRTQNAAEAFNRFRESHS
- a CDS encoding type II toxin-antitoxin system RelE/ParE family toxin, with the translated sequence MERYVVDITDDALADMEALYEHIAKKLQAPENAMGQYNRIADAILTLESFPDRYGLFECEPEHSLGIHKMVVDNYLVCYVIDPGVVTVTDVLYGASDVHKRLQERHI
- the rhuM gene encoding RhuM family protein, producing MGSINEIVLFETDDKEVTLSVPMDGDTVWLTQEQMSSLFATARSSIAYHIGNIFKEGELEKDTSVEIFDRSTNNASRPPKYYNLDVIISVGYRVKSKRGIEFRQWASKVLKQYMVDGYAINEKRLNALEKTVDIQTRMLADALNVEEKDILRAVNLYTDALTLMDQYDHQSIIKPDGKQPVYRLRMMIV
- a CDS encoding sodium:solute symporter, which produces MNISILTIIIIFAAYFCLLMLVSGFVSAKSDSNASYFTGDRKSPWIAVAYGTIGTFLSGVTFMSVPGYVRESGFTYLGVILGNFVGILLISYILLPLYYKMNLTSIYTYLRERFGQRTEKTGAVLFIVSRAFGSALRMYIVVFTLYEFSFKNANIPFWFLSAILITLILLYTFQGGIKTVVWTDVLQTTCMFLALGGTIWFLMSGLDDSLFNIIKEAGDRGMMRIYDNDWKSPSFFWKQFASGVAVSIAMTGLDQDMMQKNLSCSSLKDSRKNMTLSAVLFLLVNIVFLILGVLLIFYASAKNITLPEKSDAIFSTIALSSNIVCAFLFMIGLIAAGFSSADGTLASLTTAFCVNVLDFENDRMRSEEQKIRIRKGIHIAFAVLFFFIIVVFRPFHSESLIATIFKIAGYTYGPLLGMFCFGILIKNRKAYDRAIPFIAVLSPVISLIVDRYSAELFFGYKFGFEILLFNSMLTFMALLVFSKAAIRR
- a CDS encoding ATP-binding protein, yielding MTMVSHMKDSFETEESAFVRVNGTSRPADPITLKELELQGEKLSYDSIQEIGLEYDEKRTIEFCKKAKEIAISNCDNEEDKIAIKDMTIEKLEDIGVLCRNGKELAPTHAYSLMTENRSRYAKIQCALFKGTDRDVFIDKKEFDGPIYEQLSEAYKFVLRHINMGASVDGLYRKDVYELPLKSLREMIANAVIHRSYLVESKIQVSIFDDRIEVVSLGMLYGGLDFETMKIGKSKCRNQAIADIFQYMHIVEAWGTGIPRMIKSCAAYGLKAPLFEEFGDGIKVTMFRKQEENKANKRRNKQADNQTSRQSDNQTSRHKEEIIIFLETKKEATTAEIASVIGLSRARTRAIISEIVEIEAIGTTNNRKYKLK
- a CDS encoding toll/interleukin-1 receptor domain-containing protein, whose protein sequence is MSYSWSSEDYKKEIKEIAERLMRDGVLVKLDVWDLRDGQDKYAYMEQCVTSEDIDKVLIFSDKAYTEKANNRKGGVGDETIIISLDVYKNAFQEKFIPIVMEKDDTGEPYLPAYLAGRMYRDFTLDEYELEYERLVRTIYEMPSERKPEVGGRPKWLDEDESVGIGKIKGSIRHANGLYANNFKGTDINVVNLRLKAR